TCATGCCCTTGCCGCCACCGCCCGCCGCCGCCTTCAGGATGACCGGGAAGCCGATCTCCTTGGCGAAGGCCTCCGCCTCGCGCGGATCCTTCACCACGCCGGGGCTGCCCGGGAGCAGCGGCAGGCCGGCCTCGCGGGCCGCGGCGCGCGCGCGCACCTTGTTGCCCATCAGCCGCAGCATCTCCGGGCGAGGGCCAATGAAGCGGATCTTGCAGTTCTCGCAGACCTCCGCGAACTCGGCGTTCTCCGACAGGAAGCCGTAGCCCGGGTGGATGGCGTCCGCGCGCGTGATTTCCGCCGCGGAGAGCAGCTGCGGCACGTTGAGGTAGCTCTCCTTGGAGGGAGGCGGCCCGATGCAGACGGCCTCGTCCGCGAAGCGCACGTGCAGCGCGTTGGCGTCGGCGGTGGAGTGCACCGCCACGGTGGCGATGCCCAGCTCACGGCATGCGCGGATGACCCGCAGGGCAATCTCCCCGCGGTTGGCGACCAGTACCTTCTTGAACACGGCCGTGCTCCTAACGCGAGGGCCTGGGGCGCGTCCCGCCCGGAAGGGGCCGGACGCGCCTGACGGGTCAGCAGACTCAGGCCGGCTCGATGCGGAACAGCGCCTGGCCGAACTCCACCGGGCGACCGTTCTCCACGAGGACCTCGGCGATGCGGCCGGAGACCTCGGACTCGATTTCGTTCATCAACTTCATCGCTTCCACGATGCAGAGCACCTGGCCCTTGCGCACCACCGTGCCCACGTCCACGAACGGGGGCTGATCCGGCGCGGGGGTCCGGTAGAACGTCCCCACGAAGGGGCTCGTCACCTGGTGGCCCGGCTTCTCCGCGGGCTTCTCCGGAGCCGCCGCGGCGGCCGGAGCCGAGGGGGCGGCGGGCAGCGCCGCACGGGGCGCGGCCGGAGCGGCATACTCCACCGGTGGCGACACCGTCACCCCCGGGCCCGACGGCGCGGTGTGGTGGACGATGGTCGTCTCCGGCGCGTGACCGCGGCGGATGTAGAGCTTCTCCGGGCCCTTCGTCCACACCAGCCGGGTGACGTCGGAGGCCTCCAGGATTTCGACGATCTGCCGGAGGGCCTCCACGTCCAGCGACGTGGTGCCCGAATCCCGCCCGGAGGCCGTGCCCGAGGACTCGGCCGGCCGGGTTGCCTTGCGCTTCGTTGCCATTCAGACCCCTCCCGGGTCGCCAGGTGAAGGGAAGCTGCTCTCAGCCCGCGGTGGACACGCGGGTGAGGTACTTGCCACCTTCACGCGTATCGATCTTCAGCACGTCGCCCTCGTTGATGAACAGGGGGACGTTGACGGTGAAGCCGGTCTCCAGCGTGGCGGGCTTCAGGGCGCCGGACACGGTGTCGCCGCGCACGCCCGGGTCGCACTTGGTGACCTTGAGGTCCACGGAGTTCGGCACCGACACGTTGATGGCCTTGCCGTTCCAGAAGAGGATCTCGACGTCGAGGTTCTCCTTCAGGAAGTTCACGGCCTCCCCGAGGCCTTCCTTGGAGAGGAAGGTCTGCTCGAAGTTCCGCTTGTCCATGAAGTAGTAGTCGCCGTCCTGGACGTACAGGTACTGCATGTCCTTGGACTCGATGTCCGGGGTGCCCACCTTGTCGCCGGACTTCAGCGTGGGCTCCAGGACGCGGCCGTCCAGCAGGCTGCGGATCTTCGTGCGCGTGAAGGAGGAGCCCTTTCCAGGCTTGACGTGCTGGAAGTACTCGATGACGTACGGCTTGTCCTCCCACAAGATCTTCAAACCATTGCGGAATTCGGACGTGTCGACAAACCCGGCCATGGGACCGACTCCTTCATACAGACGTAAAGGCGAAAGTCCGGGGTGTCTAGCCCATGCCCTGGTTCCTGCAAAGAGGAAAGCGGAGGCACGCTGCGTCGCCGGGCAGGCTCGACAAGCTCCTGCCCGAGCGGACGTGCGTGTCTACAACTCCGCCTTCACCAGCGGCGCGGTGACGCGCAGGACATAGCGCCCCTTGCCGAAATTCCCGTCCGCGCGCAGGGCCAGCACCAGGAAGTACTCCGGCGTCAGCAGGCGCATCACGGTGAGGACCTTCTCGCTGTTGACGGACACCTCGGTGACGGTGCCCGTCTTCAGGGATTCGGCCGCGTTCTTCAGCTGCGTGAGCAGGTTGGCGTACTCCACCCAGGTGCCGGACACGTCCAGCTCCGTGGCTTCGTCCTTCTGGAACGTGTCCACGGAGATGCCGTCGAAGCCCATCACGCTGCACGCGAGGGCTCCGTCCACCTGGTTCACCACCGCTTCTAGGTGCGTGCGGAAGGCCATCTAGCCCCCGACGCCCGGGGCCGCCGGCCCGGGCTGGCACGAGGGATAGATGCCGTCCTGGCCGACACCCGAGCCACACGGGCCCACGGGGACCTCGGGATCCTGCCCCTCGGGGCAGGTCGGAAGCGTGACGGCCGTATTGGCGACGTCGATGCCGTAGACGATCTCGTTCGACTCGACCTTCTTGCCGCCCGCCGCCAACTTGCCCGCGAACTGCACGGTGACCCGCACCGTGGCCGTGGTGGTCCCGGACAGGGCGGCCCGCAGGGCGTCCGCGGCCTCCGCGGTCATCAGGTTGACCACGAACCGGTTCTCGTCAGACCCGGGGTTGAGGACCCCCGTGTAGGGAACCTCCGCGTCGGGGATGCGGATGCTCGGCGTCGAGGTGTAGGACAGCTTCAGCGTGTCCACGAAGACGGTGGCCGAGCCGCCGACGTCGGACTCCGGCTCCAGCGGAACGCCATTCACGTCGATGGGCGTGGCGTTGTAGCTCGACTTGACGACGAGCCCCAGGAGGTAGCCGCCCCGGTAGGCCAAGTTGAGCGAACCGTTCGCGATGCCGACATCGCCGACGCCGAAGCTGCACTCCTCGTCCGGCTGGATGGTCTGGAGGATCTGGACGACGGGGGTGCTTTCAGAGCACGAGCAGAGCCCGAGCGACAGGGCCGCCGCGATGAAGAAAGGCTTCATTGGAATGTCTCTCCCAATCAGGGCGCGGTGCCGTTAGAGGCTCTGCGCGATGGTCTGCCGGTTGAGGATGCGGGGCGTGATGAAGATGAGCAATTCCTGCCGGTCGTCCGTCTCGAAGGTCGTCTTGAAGAAGAAGCCGAGCACGGGGATCTTGGCCAGGAAGGGCACCGAGTCCGTCCGCGTGCTGCCCCGGCGCACGTAGATGCCGCCGATGACCGTCGTTTCGCCGTCCTTCACCAGGACCTGGGTGTTGGCCTCCTTGCGCTGGATGGAGGGCTGACCGTTGGCGCCGGTGTTGGACGGGTCCGGCTGGTTGTTCTGCGCCTGGATGGACATGAGGATGCTGCCGTCCTGGGTGATGTGCGGCGTGACTTCCAGCGACAGGCGCGCTTCCACGAAGGTCGTGTTCACGCCGCCGGCCGACGTCTGGCTGAACGGGATGGACAGACCCTGGCTGATGCGGGCCGTGTTGTTGTCCAGCGTGGTGACCTTGGGCGACGAGATGGTCTTCACGGTGCCCTCCGTCTCCGCCGCGGACAGGCGCAGGTTGAGCTGCACGGCGCCGCCCGCGGAGCCGAAGGCGAAGCCCATGGCGCCACCGAGGCCTTCACCCACCGCCGCCGGCAGGTTCACCGCGAAGTTGGGCTGGGCCGGGACGCCC
The sequence above is drawn from the Corallococcus sp. NCRR genome and encodes:
- the accB gene encoding acetyl-CoA carboxylase biotin carboxyl carrier protein, producing MATKRKATRPAESSGTASGRDSGTTSLDVEALRQIVEILEASDVTRLVWTKGPEKLYIRRGHAPETTIVHHTAPSGPGVTVSPPVEYAAPAAPRAALPAAPSAPAAAAAPEKPAEKPGHQVTSPFVGTFYRTPAPDQPPFVDVGTVVRKGQVLCIVEAMKLMNEIESEVSGRIAEVLVENGRPVEFGQALFRIEPA
- the efp gene encoding elongation factor P codes for the protein MAGFVDTSEFRNGLKILWEDKPYVIEYFQHVKPGKGSSFTRTKIRSLLDGRVLEPTLKSGDKVGTPDIESKDMQYLYVQDGDYYFMDKRNFEQTFLSKEGLGEAVNFLKENLDVEILFWNGKAINVSVPNSVDLKVTKCDPGVRGDTVSGALKPATLETGFTVNVPLFINEGDVLKIDTREGGKYLTRVSTAG
- a CDS encoding roadblock/LC7 domain-containing protein; the protein is MAFRTHLEAVVNQVDGALACSVMGFDGISVDTFQKDEATELDVSGTWVEYANLLTQLKNAAESLKTGTVTEVSVNSEKVLTVMRLLTPEYFLVLALRADGNFGKGRYVLRVTAPLVKAEL